One window from the genome of Musa acuminata AAA Group cultivar baxijiao chromosome BXJ1-4, Cavendish_Baxijiao_AAA, whole genome shotgun sequence encodes:
- the LOC135640329 gene encoding uncharacterized protein LOC135640329 — protein MAAPTIASACFSSLSPLSPRFSNGRSSRILAMAPKQKVNRYDDNWKKQWYGAGLFAEGSEELSVDVVKKLETRKVLSGVEKSGLLSKAEELGITLSSIERLGFLSKAEELGLLSLLERAAGFSPSVLASVSLPLLLAAVAAIVLIPDDSAALVAAQAFLSAALGVVAAGLFVGSVVLGGLQESD, from the exons ATGGCGGCGCCGACGATCGCCTCCGCTTGCTTCTCTTCTCTCTCCCCTTTATCTCCCCGCTTCTCCAATGGAAGATCCTCGCGAATCCTCGCCATGGCGCCCAAACAGAAG GTCAACCGATACGACGACAACTGGAAGAAGCAATGGTACGGAGCGGGTCTCTTCGCGGAGGGAAGCGAGGAGTTGTCCGTCGACGTCGTGAAGAAGCTGGAGACGCGCAAGGTGCTATCCGGCGTGGAGAAATCCGGGCTGCTCTCCAAGGCGGAGGAGCTCGGCATCACGCTCTCCTCCATCGAGAGGCTGGGCTTCCTGTCCAAGGCGGAGGAGCTCGGCCTTCTCAGCCTCCTGGAGCGCGCCGCTGGGTTCTCCCCTTCTGTTCTCGCCTCCgtctccctccctctcctcctcgccGCCGTCGCCGCCATCGTCCTCATCCCGGACGACTCCGCCGCGCTAGTAGCCGCGCAGGCCTTCCTTTCCGCCGCTCTCGGCGTCGTTGCCGCTGGTCTCTTCGTCGGCTCCGTCGTCCTGGGCGGGTTGCAGGAATCGGACTGA
- the LOC135671973 gene encoding polyadenylate-binding protein 7-like translates to MGDTAAAAATLHPDEMNAAAAPTSLHLPPFPTLYIGDLHPAVTDAELNYAFTRFGTVASARVCRDRASGTSLGYAYLNYLSFSDAEKALKAMNHSLLHGRPMRIMWSQRNPMSRKNGIGNLFVKNLEISVSGTVLEDLFAVYGTVESCKVAIDGSGRSRGFGFVQMDSEEAAQLAIKALNGVILPGSSKKLCVTKFVKKSERQALPEGPRGTNLYIKNLDWDITDDVLRQRFSAYGNISSAVVMKDRGGKSRGFGFVDFESPEAAKNALENLNGSDLGSKSLYVGYAQKRSERDKLLRLGFAGRPEHKFTKIQGSTVFVKNLERSIDNAALRRLFSESGMVLSTKVIYDKNGLSRGFGFVCFSSAEEANEAVQRFNGNMFYSRRLYVTIAQNKEDRQKNLQLQFANFKIVPVQHAVSHDSIPAAYHVPNYDWFQNQMHVNPVYLCQQNGMVHFLGTQACSSNAPTINGNGHYGNVNDGSNSSRGARKTLYYNDRSIINQ, encoded by the exons ATGGGAGATACGGCAGCTGCGGCCGCGACCTTGCATCCGGATGAAATGAATGCGGCAGCGGCTCCCACGTCCCTCCATCTTCCGCCATTCCCGACTCTGTACATCGGCGACCTTCACCCGGCCGTCACTGACGCGGAACTCAACTACGCTTTCACTCGCTTCGGCACCGTCGCCTCCGCCCGCGTATGCCGCGATCGCGCCTCTGGCACTTCCCTCGGATATGCCTACCTCAACTACCTCTCTTTCTCTGATG CCGAGAAAGCCCTCAAGGCGATGAATCACTCCCTTCTGCACGGTAGACCTATGCGGATCATGTGGTCACAACGGAACCCAATGTCTcggaagaacggcatcggcaatcTCTTCGTGAAG AATTTGGAGATATCGGTGAGCGGGACGGTGCTTGAGGATCTGTTCGCGGTTTATGGAACAGTGGAGTCGTGCAAGGTGGCAATAGATGGGTCTGGGAGGAGTAGGGGATTCGGTTTCGTTCAGATGGACTCAGAGGAAGCGGCTCAGTTGGCCATTAAAGCTCTCAATGGCGTCATCCTCCCTGGTTCAAGCAAGAAGCT GTGTGTAACAAAGTTTGTTAAGAAGAGCGAGAGGCAAGCACTGCCTGAAGGACCAAGAGGCACTAACCTGTACATCAAGAATCTGGACTGGGACATCACAGATGATGTTTTACGGCAAAGGTTTTCTGCATATGGCAACATCAGTAGTGCTGTTGTAATGAAAGATAGAGGTGGAAAATCCAGAGGATTTGGATTCGTCGACTTTGAGTCACCGGAGGCTGCTAAGAACGCTTTGGAAAATCTGAATGGCTCAGATCTAG GATCGAAATCTTTATACGTTGGATATGCTCAGAAAAGAAGTGAGCGTGATAAATTGCTAAGACTTGGTTTCGCTGGTAGACCTGAGCACAAATTTACAAAGATTCAG GGTTCAACTGTCTTCGTGAAGAACCTTGAAAGATCAATTGATAATGCTGCCTTGAGAAGATTATTTTCTGAATCTGGCATGGTATTGTCGACAAAAGTGATATATGATAAAAATGGACTGAGCAGGGGATTTGGATTTGTATGCTTCTCCTCGGCTGAAGAAGCAAATGAGGCTGTTCAGAGATTCAATG GGAATATGTTCTATAGCAGACGCCTTTATGTGACAATTGCTCAGAACAAGGAGGATCGTCAGAAAAATTTGCAACTTCAGTTTGCTAATTTCAAGATAGTCCCAGTGCAGCATGCAGTATCTCATGATAGTATTCCAGCAGCATACCATGTGCCAAATTATGACTGGTTTCAAAATCAGATGCACGTAAATCCAGTCTATCTTTGTCAGCAGAATGGGATGGTTCATTTCCTTGGGACCCAAGCTTGCTCCTCCAATGCACCTACA ATAAATGGAAATGGGCATTACGGAAACGTGAATGACGGTTCTAATTCTTCAAGGGGGGCACGGAAGACTTTGTATTATAATGATCGGTCTATCATCAACCAATAG